Genomic DNA from Desulfuromonas sp. TF:
AACGATCGCTGGGAAGCAAGCTTTACGGCAGAGGAATTGGGAACATGGCATTATACCATCGAGGGCCGCATCGACCATTTCCGCACCTGGCGAAAGGACCTGACAAAAAAATTCGAGGCGGGGCAGGATCTCGAAATCGACCGGATCATCGGCGGTGAACTTATCGACGCGGCAGTTGAACGGGCCGGCAGCGAGGATGCGCAGATGCTCAAATCCTGGGCCGTTCGAATACGTCAGGCCGAGGATGATTCCCAGGTGCTGGCCCTGGCCGGCAGGGAAGAACTGGCCGAGTTGATGGATATCCATTACGATCCGGAGCTCGCCGCTTTTTACGAAAAAACCCTGGCGGTGACGGTAGAGCCCGTCGAAGCCCTGTTCAGCGCCTGGTACGAAATCTTTCCCCGTTCCTGCTGCGCCGAAGAAAACGGCCACGGGACATTCCGGGAATGCGAACGGCTCCTGCCGGAGATCGCTCGGATGGGGTTCGATGTCGTCTATTTCCCGCCTATTCACCCGATCGGACGAACAAACCGCAAGGGGAAAAACAATGCCGTGGTCGCTGGTGAGGAAGATCCCGGCTCCCCATGGGCCATTGGCGCCGCGGATGGAGGCCACCTGGAGGTCCATCCGCAATTAGGTCCCTTGGAGGATTTCGAGCGGTTCGTCCTCCGGGCCCGGGAACTGGGGATCCGGATCGCTCTGGATGTCGCTTTTCAGTGCTCCCCCGACCATCCCTATGTGCGGGAGCATCCGGCCTGGTTCCGATGGCGGCCGGACGGGACCGTGCAGTTTGCGGAAAACCCGCCGAAGAGATATGAGGACATCATTCCCTTCGATTTCGAGACCGATGCCTGGCAGGACTTGTGGCGGGAGCTGAAGAGCGTCTTTGACTTCTGGATTGAGCGGGGCGTCACCATCTTCCGGGTCGACAACCCCCATACCAAGCCCTTTCCTTTCTGGGAATGGGTGATCGCGGAGATCAAGCGGGACAGGCCCGAGGCCATCTTCCTCTCCGAGGCGTTCACCCGGCCCAAAGTCATGTACCGTCTGGCAAAGGGCGGATTCAGCCAGTCTTATACCTATTTCTCCTGGCGCAATACCAAATGGGAGCTGGAGCAGTATCTCACCGAGCTGTGCCGCCCCCCTGTGCGAGAGTTTTTCCGGCCGAATTTCTGGCCCAATACTCCGGACATCCTCCCCGAGTTTCTCCAGTACGGGGGGCGGCCGGCTTTCATCATCCGCTACATCTTGGCGGCCACCCTTTCCAGCAATTACGGAATATACGGTCCACCTTTCGAACTCTTCGTCAACGAGGCGCTGCCCGGCAAAGAGGAGTATTTCGATTCGGAAAAATACGAAATCAAATGTTGGGACTGGAGCAATCCGAGGCACATGCGTGAGCTGATTGCCCAGGTCAACCGCATCCGCCGCGAGAATGCCGCCCTGCAGACCACCTGGAATGTCCGCTTCTGCGAAACGGACAGCGACGAAGTCCTCTGCTATACCAAAGCAAGCGAAGACGGAACGAACCTGCTGCTGATCACGGTCAGCCTCGATCCCTTCAGCCGGCGTTCGGCCAAAATCAAGGTCCCACTGGAAGATCTCGCCATCCCAGCCGGTCAACCTTACCTGGTCCATGAACTGCTCAGCGACAGCCGGGGCATCTGGCACAGGGACTGGAACGAAGTGGAGCTCGATCCCGGGGCGATTCCGGCGAAAATTTTCCGTCTGCACCGCCGTCTGCGGCGGGAGCAGGATTTCGATTATTTTATGTGAAAATGAGGAGATGGACCTGGACATGCCCTCAAAGGATGCCCTGCCCGACGACAATCCGCAGTGGTACCGCGACGCGCTGATCTATCAGCTCCACGTCAAGGCCTTTCACGATTCGGACGGCAACGGAATCGGCGATTTCCGCGGGCTGATGGAGAAGCTGGATTATCTGCATGACCTCGGCATCACCGCGGTCTGGCTTCTGCCTTTCTATCCATCGCCCCTGCGGGACGACGGCTACGACATCGCCGATTACTACAGGGTCAATCCCAGCTACAACACACTTGCCGATTTCAAGCGTTTTCTCAAGGCGGCCCACGCTCGCGGCATCCGGGTGATCACCGAGCTCGTTCTCAACCACACGTCGGATCAGCACCCCTGGTTCCAGCGGGCCCGCCGGGCGCGCCCCGGTTCGGTCCACCGCAATTACTATGTCTGGAGCGACACGCCGGAGAAGTACCGCGACGCTCGGATCATCTTTCAGGATTTCGAAACCTCCAACTGGAGCTGGGATCCGGTGGCAAAAGCCTATTACTGGCACCGTTTCTACGCCCATCAGCCCGATCTCAACTTCGAGAGCCCGGCGGTGCAAAGGGAGATGTTTCGCGTCATCGATTTCTGGTTCGGGATGGGGGTGGACGGAGTCCGCCTCGACGCCGTCCCCTATCTGTTTGAACGGGAGGGGACCAACTGCGAGAACCTTCCGGAAACCCATGCTTTTCTCAAGAAGCTGCGCGCCCATGTCGATGCCGGTTTCAAGGACCGCATGCTGCTGGCTGAGGCCAACCAGTGGCCCGAAGACGCCGTCGCGTACTTCGGGGAGGGGGATGAGTGCCACATGGCTTTTCATTTTCCGATCATGCCCCGTATGTACATGGCGCTGCAGATGGAAGACCGGTTTCCCCTCATCGACATTCTGGAACAGACTCCCGCCATTCCTGACTCCTGTCAGTGGGCCATCTTTCTTCGCAATCATGACGAGCTGACCCTGGAGATGGTCACCGATGAGGAGCGCGACTATATGTACCGGGTCTACGCCAGCGATCCGCGGGCCCGCATCAATCTGGGGATCCGCCGGCGGCTGGCGCCCCTGCTGGCAAACAGCCGGCGGCGGATCGAATTGATGAATTTCCTTCTCTTCAGTCTGCCGGGAACGCCCATTATTTATTACGGCGACGAGATCGGAATGGGAGACAATTATTACCTCGGGGACCGGGACGGGGTGCGCACTCCGATGCAATGGAGCCCGGACCGCAACGCCGGCTTCTCCCGCGTCAATCCTCAGAGACTTTATATGCCGGTGGTCATCGAGCCGGAGTATCATTACGAGTCGGTGAATGTGGAAAACCAGGTCAGCAATACCACCTCCCTCCTCTGGTGGATGCGGCGCGTCATCTCCATGCGCAAACGGCTCAAGGCTCTCGGCAGCGGCACCATGGAGATGCTGCTCCCGGACAACCCCAAGGTTCTGGCGTTCATTCGCAGCCAGGGCGACGAAATCCTTCTGGTGGTGGTCAATCTCTCCCGCTTCGCTCAGGTGGCCCGGCTCGATCTCTCCGGTTATGCCGGACTGGTTCCGGAAGAGGTGTTCAGCCGCAACCTCTATCCGGTCATTCGCAAGGAGCCCTATATCCTGACCCTTGGCGTTCATGACTACTACTGGTTCCATCTGCGCCCGACCCGGGAACAGATGCTGGAGACCGAACTGCCGCGACTCTCCCTCAGGAGCGGTAGCCCCTGGGAGGCTGTCCTTAAGGGGAAGACGGGAGAGCGCTTCGCCGACCTGATCGCCGATTATCTTCCCCGCTGCCGCTGGTTCCGGAGCAAAGCCCGCCTCGTCAGCCAGGTCGAACTGGTGGACAGCCTTCCCCTCGGGACCGAATCAAGAGCCAGCCGGCTGGTTCTTTTCAAGGTGAGCTATACGGAAGGCCTGGCGGAAACCTACCTTCTTCCCCTGGCCTGGCTGCCCCGGGAGCAGGCCGAACGCCTTCTGGAGGAAGAGCCCCGGGCCCGCATCGCTTTCCTGAACCTGGGAGACGAAGAGGGGATGCTCTTCGATGCAGTCCATGACGAAAATTTCCGGGACAGTCTGCTGCAACTGATCGCCCGCCGCCGGAAGCTGAAAGGAGAACGGGGTGAGCTTGCCGCGGCTCCAGGAAGCCGCTTTCGCGAACTGAGAGGAGGAGCGGGAACCCTCCTTCCTTCCCGCGTGTTGAAGACCGAACAGAGCAACAGCTCGGTGCAGTACGGCGACCGCTTTTTCCTCAAGCTCTACAGGCAGCCTGACACCGGCATCAACCCCGACCCGGAAATCACGCGCTTTCTTACCGAAAAAGCTCGATTCCCCCGAATTCCTCCCTTTGCCGGTCTGCTCGAGTACCACCTCCCGGGAAAAGATCCCATGACCATCGGACTGCTGCAGGGGTATGTCTCCAATCAGGGGGATGCCTGGGGGTTCACCCTCGATGTTCTCTCCCGTTATATCGAACGGGTATTGACCCTCCATCACACTATGCCGTCTTCACCTGAGCCCTGTCCTTCCCTTTTCGACTGCGATTATGCCGAACTGCCGGAGAAGATGCATGAACTGATCGGGACGTTTTACCTGGAGATGGCGGCGCTGCTGGGCCGCAGGACCGCGGAAATGCATCGGGCCCTGGCGGTAAACACCGCCGGCCCGGTCTGGCGGCCGGAGGAGTTCTCGCTTCTCTACCAGCGCTCCGTCTACCAGTCGATGCGCAGCCTTTGCCGGCGCTCTTTCCAGGCTCTGGCCCAGAATCTTGACCGGCTGACGGAGAAGAATCGGGCGGCGGCCGAGGGCATTCTGACGATGGAAAAGGAGATCCTCCTGCGCTTTGGAAGGATCCGCGAACGCAAGCTTTCGGCAAGCAAGATTCGCATCCATGGGGATTACCATCTGGGTCAGGTCCTGTTCACCGGCAAGGATTTCATCATCATCGACTTCGAGGGGGAGCCGGCGCGCACCCTGAGCGAGCGGCGCCTGAAGCGTTCGCCCCTGAGGGATGTGGCCGGGATGATCCGCTCGTTCCATTATGCCGCCTTCACCGCCTTGCATCGGCATGTCCGGAATCATTCGAACGATCAGATGATTCTCGAGCCCTGGCTGAAGACCTGGTACACTTATGTCGCCGGGGCTTTTCTGGACGCCTACCGGCAGCAGCTGGGAGAGACCGAGCTGCTGCCGGCGGAGAGCGCGGATGTGGAGCTGATGCTGAATGCTTACCTTCTGGAAAAAGCGGTCTACGAACTCGGCTATGAACTCAACAACCGTCCCGACTGGGTGGCGATTCCCATGAACGGGATCGAAATAATTCTCGGCGCCTCGACCGGTGCGTCGGAGAAATGATCGGGATGTGATCATGGAAGTCGGTGCAAGCTATCTCGGAAACGGAAGCTGCCGGTTCACCGTCTGGGCTCCCAGGGCGGATTCGGTGGAGGTTCATCTCCCGGGATCTCCCGAGCGGCTGGTACCGCTGAAGGCCGGGGAGCTGGGATACTGGGAGGATGTCGTTACCGGGGTGAGCCCCGGAAGCCGGTATTTCTTCCGCCTGAATGGTGAACACGACCGACCCGATCCGGCTTCCCGGTATCAGCCTGAAGGAGTTCACGGCCCTTCGGAAATTATCGACCAGAGTGCCTTTCCCTGGTCGGATCACAACTGGGGCGGCATCCCCCTTGAAGATTTCGTCATCTACGAGCTGCACGTCGGGACATTCACCCCGGAGGGGACCTTCGCAGCCGTCATCCCCCATCTGCCGGAACTGCACGAAATGGGAGTGACCGCCATTGAAATCATGCCTGTCGCCCAGTTCCCCGGCGAGCGCAACTGGGGGTACGACGGAGCTTACCCTTTCGCCGTACAGACGAGCTACGGCGGCCCGTCCGGATTCAAGGCCCTGGTGGATGCCTGCCACCGGGAAGGCCTCTCTCTCATTCTCGATGTCGTTTACAACCATCTGGGGCCCGAGGGGAATTACCTGCGGGAATTCGCTCCCTACTTCACCGACCGATACCGCACCCCCTGGGGGGAGGCGATCAACTTCGACGGACCCGGCAGCGACGAGGTTCGCGCCTATTTCATCGAGAACGCCCTTGCCTGGTTCCGGGATTACCATGTCGATGCCCTGCGTCTCGATGCCGTCCATGCGATCTTCGATTTTTCCGCCAGAAATTTTCTGCAGGAGTTGGCGGAGAGAACCGGTGAGTACTCGCAGGAAGCGGGACGGCCGCATCTCCTGATCGCCGAAAGCGATCTTGACGATGTGCGTCTCATCCGCACGGCGGAGCAGGGCGGATACGGCCTTCATGCCCAGTGGCATGACGATTTTCATCATGCCCTGCACACTCTTCTGACCGAGGACAGGGAAGCCTATTATCAGGATTTCGGGTCGACCGCGGACCTCTGCAAGGCCTTTCGCGAAGGCTTCGTCTATGACTGGCGCTATTCACCGTACCGGCAGAGGCGCCACGGCAGCTCCTCGCGGGAGCAGCCCGCAAGGCAGTTCGTGGTCTGTTCGCAGAACCATGATCAGATCGGAAACCGGATGCAGGGGGAGCGGCTGATTACGGTGGCCGGTTTCGCGGCCGCTAAAACAGCAGCCGCGGCAGTCCTCTTATCTCCCTATATCCCGCTCCTTTTCATGGGCGAGGAATATGGGGAGGAAGCTCCTTTCCTTTTTTTCGTAAGTTTCCCCGATCCGGACCTTGCCGAGGCGGTGCGGAGCGGCCGCCGGGAGGAATTCAGGGCCTTCTCATGGAAAGGCGAGCCTCCCGATCCGCAGGATCCCGAAACCTTCCGCCGCTCCCGATTGAAGCGGGAACAGCGCCATCACGGTCGCAACCGGACGATGTTCGATTTCTATCGGCAATTGCTGCGCCTGCGCAAGGAACTTCCGGCGCTGCGCCATCCGGACAAGGAAAATCTCGAGGCGGGAACCCAGGCGGGTACGTCGGTATTGTGGCTGAGCCGCTGGAAAGGCGTCGATCGGGTAATCGCCCTGTTCAATCTCGGAGGGGAAAAGGTCTCCCTGAATTTCCCGGCAGCCTCCGGCAGCTGGAAAAAGCTTCTCGATTCAGCGGAAGAGCTATGGCAGGGACCCGGCTCGCTTCTGCCCCAACACCTGACCGGCTCCGAAGCGGTCGTTCTGCCGCCACTGAGTTGTGCCCTTTACCGGCTGGAGCCCAAGCATGATAAAGTCCAATAGCGGCTTTTTTCACCGCAGAGGTCGCGGAGGTCGCGGAGAAACCCTTGTTTAAATAGGTTGCCTCCGCGACCTCCGCGTTCTCTGCGGTAAATTTGTATTTTTATTGGAGCATCAAGTATGAATAAATATGTCTGCATCCACGGTCATTTTTATCAGCCTCCCCGGGAAAACCCCTGGCTGGAAGAGATCGAACTGCAGGATTCGGCCTACCCGTTCCATGACTGGAATGAGCGGATTTCCGCCGAATGCTATGCACCCAATTCCGCGGCGCGCATCCTCGATTCCGAAAAGCGCATTTGCGAGATCATCAACAATTACGGCCGCATCAGTTTCAACTTCGGACCGACCCTGCTGTCCTGGATGGAACGGGCCCAACCGACAGTTTATCAGGCGAT
This window encodes:
- a CDS encoding alpha-1,4-glucan--maltose-1-phosphate maltosyltransferase, producing MKADGDGRRRVVIEGVAPEIDGGRFPIKRVVGEKVVVQADLFGDGHDSVSAFLLYRSRKEYQWHKIPMVPLVNDRWEASFTAEELGTWHYTIEGRIDHFRTWRKDLTKKFEAGQDLEIDRIIGGELIDAAVERAGSEDAQMLKSWAVRIRQAEDDSQVLALAGREELAELMDIHYDPELAAFYEKTLAVTVEPVEALFSAWYEIFPRSCCAEENGHGTFRECERLLPEIARMGFDVVYFPPIHPIGRTNRKGKNNAVVAGEEDPGSPWAIGAADGGHLEVHPQLGPLEDFERFVLRARELGIRIALDVAFQCSPDHPYVREHPAWFRWRPDGTVQFAENPPKRYEDIIPFDFETDAWQDLWRELKSVFDFWIERGVTIFRVDNPHTKPFPFWEWVIAEIKRDRPEAIFLSEAFTRPKVMYRLAKGGFSQSYTYFSWRNTKWELEQYLTELCRPPVREFFRPNFWPNTPDILPEFLQYGGRPAFIIRYILAATLSSNYGIYGPPFELFVNEALPGKEEYFDSEKYEIKCWDWSNPRHMRELIAQVNRIRRENAALQTTWNVRFCETDSDEVLCYTKASEDGTNLLLITVSLDPFSRRSAKIKVPLEDLAIPAGQPYLVHELLSDSRGIWHRDWNEVELDPGAIPAKIFRLHRRLRREQDFDYFM
- the treS gene encoding maltose alpha-D-glucosyltransferase; protein product: MPSKDALPDDNPQWYRDALIYQLHVKAFHDSDGNGIGDFRGLMEKLDYLHDLGITAVWLLPFYPSPLRDDGYDIADYYRVNPSYNTLADFKRFLKAAHARGIRVITELVLNHTSDQHPWFQRARRARPGSVHRNYYVWSDTPEKYRDARIIFQDFETSNWSWDPVAKAYYWHRFYAHQPDLNFESPAVQREMFRVIDFWFGMGVDGVRLDAVPYLFEREGTNCENLPETHAFLKKLRAHVDAGFKDRMLLAEANQWPEDAVAYFGEGDECHMAFHFPIMPRMYMALQMEDRFPLIDILEQTPAIPDSCQWAIFLRNHDELTLEMVTDEERDYMYRVYASDPRARINLGIRRRLAPLLANSRRRIELMNFLLFSLPGTPIIYYGDEIGMGDNYYLGDRDGVRTPMQWSPDRNAGFSRVNPQRLYMPVVIEPEYHYESVNVENQVSNTTSLLWWMRRVISMRKRLKALGSGTMEMLLPDNPKVLAFIRSQGDEILLVVVNLSRFAQVARLDLSGYAGLVPEEVFSRNLYPVIRKEPYILTLGVHDYYWFHLRPTREQMLETELPRLSLRSGSPWEAVLKGKTGERFADLIADYLPRCRWFRSKARLVSQVELVDSLPLGTESRASRLVLFKVSYTEGLAETYLLPLAWLPREQAERLLEEEPRARIAFLNLGDEEGMLFDAVHDENFRDSLLQLIARRRKLKGERGELAAAPGSRFRELRGGAGTLLPSRVLKTEQSNSSVQYGDRFFLKLYRQPDTGINPDPEITRFLTEKARFPRIPPFAGLLEYHLPGKDPMTIGLLQGYVSNQGDAWGFTLDVLSRYIERVLTLHHTMPSSPEPCPSLFDCDYAELPEKMHELIGTFYLEMAALLGRRTAEMHRALAVNTAGPVWRPEEFSLLYQRSVYQSMRSLCRRSFQALAQNLDRLTEKNRAAAEGILTMEKEILLRFGRIRERKLSASKIRIHGDYHLGQVLFTGKDFIIIDFEGEPARTLSERRLKRSPLRDVAGMIRSFHYAAFTALHRHVRNHSNDQMILEPWLKTWYTYVAGAFLDAYRQQLGETELLPAESADVELMLNAYLLEKAVYELGYELNNRPDWVAIPMNGIEIILGASTGASEK
- the treZ gene encoding malto-oligosyltrehalose trehalohydrolase; translated protein: MEVGASYLGNGSCRFTVWAPRADSVEVHLPGSPERLVPLKAGELGYWEDVVTGVSPGSRYFFRLNGEHDRPDPASRYQPEGVHGPSEIIDQSAFPWSDHNWGGIPLEDFVIYELHVGTFTPEGTFAAVIPHLPELHEMGVTAIEIMPVAQFPGERNWGYDGAYPFAVQTSYGGPSGFKALVDACHREGLSLILDVVYNHLGPEGNYLREFAPYFTDRYRTPWGEAINFDGPGSDEVRAYFIENALAWFRDYHVDALRLDAVHAIFDFSARNFLQELAERTGEYSQEAGRPHLLIAESDLDDVRLIRTAEQGGYGLHAQWHDDFHHALHTLLTEDREAYYQDFGSTADLCKAFREGFVYDWRYSPYRQRRHGSSSREQPARQFVVCSQNHDQIGNRMQGERLITVAGFAAAKTAAAAVLLSPYIPLLFMGEEYGEEAPFLFFVSFPDPDLAEAVRSGRREEFRAFSWKGEPPDPQDPETFRRSRLKREQRHHGRNRTMFDFYRQLLRLRKELPALRHPDKENLEAGTQAGTSVLWLSRWKGVDRVIALFNLGGEKVSLNFPAASGSWKKLLDSAEELWQGPGSLLPQHLTGSEAVVLPPLSCALYRLEPKHDKVQ